The segment CTTCGATCGGCACCGTCACCGGCACATAGCCCGGACTTTCCAGCATCAGCAGGTAATGTTTTTTACCGAAGTAGCGGCCGGTTGATTTCGCCAGCTCTACGGTCTGCGGCGTGAAACCCTGCGCGACCGCATAGCCGCGCTCATCCTGCACCGTAAAGCGCGCGCCCTGCGGCAGAGAGTCGATGCGCACCAGCTGGGTTTCATTGCCGACGATGGTGGCACAGCCGCTGAGCAGCAGCGCGGCGGCCAGAGCCAGAATTCGCTGTTTCATGAAGGGGTCCACAGAGTGATCAATGATCAGAGTGTAGACCGCCCTTTTCAACTCAATCGGGCTATCATCGCCCGATTCAGCCAGCTTATTGCGGTTGACAAGCGCGGGCGATAGAGGCGATGTCGTTGGGTGAGGTGCGGCAGCAGCCGCCGATCAGCCTGGCGCCCGCCTGTTGCCACTCACCCAGCTTGTCATGCAGCGTGCAGCCCGACGGCGCGGAGTGCCAGGTTTTGCTGCCCGCATCATACTGTTCGCCGGAGTTAGGATAGACCACCAGCGGCTTGTCGGTGAGTTTCTGCAGCTGCTGCAGCGCGGGCGTGACGCTCTCCAGCGCCACGCAGTTGATGCCCAGCGCCACAACCTGCGGCTGCTGATTCAGCCAGCTCACCACCTCGGTCAGTGGCGTGCCGTCGCTGATGTGTCCGGCATCGCGCAGCGTGAACGAGAACCAGGCCCGGCCCTCAGGAAACTCCGCCAGCAGCTTCACCAGCGCCTGCGCTTCGGCAAAGGAGGGCAGGGTTTCGCAAGCCAGCAGATCGGCACCGGCTGCCAGCAGCGC is part of the Pantoea sp. Ep11b genome and harbors:
- the mmuM gene encoding homocysteine S-methyltransferase; translation: MSHNPVAQALTESPLLILDGALATELEARGCHLADALWSAKVLMENPELIYQVHYDYFVAGARCAITASYQATPQGFAARGLDEAQSLALIAQSVELARRARQDYLAVRPDAKTLLVAGSVGPYGAFLADGSEYRGDYTLPEAEMIAFHRPRVQALLAAGADLLACETLPSFAEAQALVKLLAEFPEGRAWFSFTLRDAGHISDGTPLTEVVSWLNQQPQVVALGINCVALESVTPALQQLQKLTDKPLVVYPNSGEQYDAGSKTWHSAPSGCTLHDKLGEWQQAGARLIGGCCRTSPNDIASIARACQPQ